The Pseudophryne corroboree isolate aPseCor3 chromosome 2, aPseCor3.hap2, whole genome shotgun sequence genome has a segment encoding these proteins:
- the TMEM39A gene encoding transmembrane protein 39A isoform X1, which translates to MPGGRRGPSRQQLSRSALPSLQTLVGGTCGNGTGLRNRNGSAIGLSAPPITALITPEPVRHSCIPELPLDGSLLFEFLFFIYLLVSLFIQYINIYKTVWWYPYNHPASCTSLNFHLIDYHLAAFITVMLARRLVWALISQASQVGSASMVYYSSLIAARLVLLTLCGWVFCWTLVNLFRNHSVLNLLFLGYPFGVYVPLCCFHQDNRSQPLPTDCGYLVQDSLVEDGANGVASLVRPKDFLSLLRESLREQFNSPPSIPSHSCPLSPDLIRNEVECLKADFNRRIKEVLFNSLFSAYYVAILPLCFVKSTQYYDMRWSCEHLIMVWINAFVMLTTQLLPPKYCDLLHRSASHLGKWQKLEHGAYSNAPQHIWSDGTVWPQGVLVRHNRSLYKAMGPYNVAVPSDVSHARFYFLFHRPLRLLNVLVAMEGSLVLYQLYSLLRAEKWNHTLSMALILFCNYYVLFKLLRDRIVLGRAYTYPLNSYGLKPH; encoded by the exons GAATGGTAGCGCCATTGGCCTATCCGCCCCTCCAATAACTGCCTTGATTACCCCGGAGCCGGTACGTCACAGCTGTATCCCTGAGCTGCCGCTGGATGGGAGCCTTCTCTTCGAGTTCCTCTTCTTCATCTACCTTCTGGTGTCACTATTTATCCAGTACATCAACATATACAAGACTGTGTGGTGGTACCCGTACAATCACCCTGCCTCCTGCACATCTCTG AATTTCCATCTCATTGATTATCACCTGGCAGCTTTCATCACAGTAATGTTAGCCCGCCGCCTGGTCTGGGCCCTCATATCACAG GCCTCTCAGGTAGGATCAGCATCCATGGTTTATTACAGCTCTCTGATTGCTGCCCGCCTGGTCCTGCTCACGCTGTGCGGGTGGGTGTTCTGCTGGACGCTTGTCAATCTATTCCGCAATCATTCAGTACTGAACCTCCTGTTCCTGGGCTACCC GTTTGGGGTGTATGTACCTCTTTGCTGCTTCCACCAAGACAACCGCTCCCAGCCTCTGCCCACAGACTGCGGCTACCTCGTGCAGGACTCATTAGTGGAGGACGGTGCTAATGGCGTGGCCAGTCTGGTCCGACCCAAAGACTTCCTCTCTCTCCTACGCGAGTCCCTGAGGGAACAGTTTAATTCCCCCCCTTCTATCCCGTCCCACAGCTGCCCGCTGTCCCCAGACCTCATACGCAACGAAGTGGAGTGTCTGAAAGCGGACTTCAACCGCAGGATTAAGGAAGTCCTGTTCAACTCCCTCTTTAGTGCCTACTATGTGGCTATTCTGCCTCTGTGCTTCGTCAAA AGCACTCAGTATTATGACATGCGCTGGTCGTGTGAGCACCTCATTATGGTGTGGATCAATGCCTTCGTCATGCTTACCACACAGCTACTGCCGCCCAAGTATTGCGACTTGTTACACAGGTCGGCGTCCCACCTCGGCAAATGGCAGAAGCTGGAGCACGGGGCCTACAGCAACGCTCCACAGCACAT TTGGTCGGATGGCACGGTCTGGCCACAGGGTGTCCTGGTACGACACAATCGCAGTTTATACAAAGCCATGGGGCCGTATAATGTAGCAGTGCCTTCAGACGTCTCACACGCCAGATTTTAT TTCCTCTTTCACCGGCCGTTACGGCTACTGAATGTGCTGGTGGCGATGGAGGGCAGCCTGGTGCTGTACCAGCTCTACTCCCTGCTCCGCGCCGAGAAGTGGAACCACACGCTCTCCATGGCGCTTATCTTGTTCTGCAACTACTACGTCTTGTTCAAACTGTTACGGGACAGAATAGTATTGGGAAGGGCTTATACTTACCCACTCAACAGCTATGGACTCAAGCCCCACTGA
- the TMEM39A gene encoding transmembrane protein 39A isoform X2, whose amino-acid sequence MPGGRRGPSRQQLSRSALPSLQTLVGGTCGNGTGLRNRNGSAIGLSAPPITALITPEPVRHSCIPELPLDGSLLFEFLFFIYLLVSLFIQYINIYKTVWWYPYNHPASCTSLNFHLIDYHLAAFITVMLARRLVWALISQASQVGSASMVYYSSLIAARLVLLTLCGFGVYVPLCCFHQDNRSQPLPTDCGYLVQDSLVEDGANGVASLVRPKDFLSLLRESLREQFNSPPSIPSHSCPLSPDLIRNEVECLKADFNRRIKEVLFNSLFSAYYVAILPLCFVKSTQYYDMRWSCEHLIMVWINAFVMLTTQLLPPKYCDLLHRSASHLGKWQKLEHGAYSNAPQHIWSDGTVWPQGVLVRHNRSLYKAMGPYNVAVPSDVSHARFYFLFHRPLRLLNVLVAMEGSLVLYQLYSLLRAEKWNHTLSMALILFCNYYVLFKLLRDRIVLGRAYTYPLNSYGLKPH is encoded by the exons GAATGGTAGCGCCATTGGCCTATCCGCCCCTCCAATAACTGCCTTGATTACCCCGGAGCCGGTACGTCACAGCTGTATCCCTGAGCTGCCGCTGGATGGGAGCCTTCTCTTCGAGTTCCTCTTCTTCATCTACCTTCTGGTGTCACTATTTATCCAGTACATCAACATATACAAGACTGTGTGGTGGTACCCGTACAATCACCCTGCCTCCTGCACATCTCTG AATTTCCATCTCATTGATTATCACCTGGCAGCTTTCATCACAGTAATGTTAGCCCGCCGCCTGGTCTGGGCCCTCATATCACAG GCCTCTCAGGTAGGATCAGCATCCATGGTTTATTACAGCTCTCTGATTGCTGCCCGCCTGGTCCTGCTCACGCTGTGCGG GTTTGGGGTGTATGTACCTCTTTGCTGCTTCCACCAAGACAACCGCTCCCAGCCTCTGCCCACAGACTGCGGCTACCTCGTGCAGGACTCATTAGTGGAGGACGGTGCTAATGGCGTGGCCAGTCTGGTCCGACCCAAAGACTTCCTCTCTCTCCTACGCGAGTCCCTGAGGGAACAGTTTAATTCCCCCCCTTCTATCCCGTCCCACAGCTGCCCGCTGTCCCCAGACCTCATACGCAACGAAGTGGAGTGTCTGAAAGCGGACTTCAACCGCAGGATTAAGGAAGTCCTGTTCAACTCCCTCTTTAGTGCCTACTATGTGGCTATTCTGCCTCTGTGCTTCGTCAAA AGCACTCAGTATTATGACATGCGCTGGTCGTGTGAGCACCTCATTATGGTGTGGATCAATGCCTTCGTCATGCTTACCACACAGCTACTGCCGCCCAAGTATTGCGACTTGTTACACAGGTCGGCGTCCCACCTCGGCAAATGGCAGAAGCTGGAGCACGGGGCCTACAGCAACGCTCCACAGCACAT TTGGTCGGATGGCACGGTCTGGCCACAGGGTGTCCTGGTACGACACAATCGCAGTTTATACAAAGCCATGGGGCCGTATAATGTAGCAGTGCCTTCAGACGTCTCACACGCCAGATTTTAT TTCCTCTTTCACCGGCCGTTACGGCTACTGAATGTGCTGGTGGCGATGGAGGGCAGCCTGGTGCTGTACCAGCTCTACTCCCTGCTCCGCGCCGAGAAGTGGAACCACACGCTCTCCATGGCGCTTATCTTGTTCTGCAACTACTACGTCTTGTTCAAACTGTTACGGGACAGAATAGTATTGGGAAGGGCTTATACTTACCCACTCAACAGCTATGGACTCAAGCCCCACTGA